The following proteins are co-located in the Pseudomonas synxantha genome:
- a CDS encoding OPT family oligopeptide transporter: protein MYSTSATVPVERELSLRAVITGIVLGILLTPSNVYAGLKIGWSFNMSIIALLIGYGIWQGLARRSGEHLPWTLHESNINQTVASAAASIISGGLVAPIPAYTLLTGNQLAALPMIAWVFSVSFLGIWIAWYLRPSLLNDKALKFPEGMATLETLLHIYNHGREAATRLKVLLGAALLSGLVKWVDTFMWAFPRWSPSAQLERLTFTADPSLLLLGFGGIIGIRVGLTLLLGALLAWGGLGPWLLANGLVSLPAGSSGPQFAVLVEWLLWPGVSLMVCSTLASLAIRLWALHRSTQAAGGTPWAVPKLGPAAGFALAIVLVVSLQALLFGINLGMALLTIPLAICLAAVAARVVGATGIPPIGAIGQLSQLSFGIVAPGQVPINLMSANTAGGSAGQCTDLMNDFKVGKAIGATPHKQVIAQILGIFVGSIVGVFAYLALIPDPQTMLLTEEWPAPAVATWKAVAQTLTHGLDSLSPSIRWAIGIASLFGVLLGLLDSTLPAHRARYLPSAAALGLAFVLPASVSLMMALGAVITWAVSCRWPSVTQRFAITAAAGLIAGESITGVGASLWQMLGNG from the coding sequence ATGTACTCCACCTCGGCAACCGTCCCCGTAGAACGCGAACTGAGCCTGCGGGCAGTCATCACCGGCATCGTACTGGGGATACTGCTGACTCCCTCCAACGTCTACGCAGGCTTGAAGATCGGCTGGTCATTCAATATGTCGATCATCGCCCTGTTGATCGGCTATGGCATCTGGCAAGGCCTGGCCCGGCGTTCCGGCGAGCACCTGCCGTGGACCTTGCACGAGAGCAATATCAACCAGACCGTGGCCTCGGCCGCCGCTTCGATCATCTCCGGCGGGCTGGTCGCACCCATCCCGGCTTATACCTTGCTCACCGGCAACCAACTGGCCGCGCTGCCAATGATCGCCTGGGTGTTTTCGGTGAGCTTCCTGGGGATCTGGATCGCGTGGTACCTGCGGCCTTCATTGCTCAATGACAAGGCGCTGAAGTTTCCCGAAGGCATGGCCACCCTGGAGACCCTGCTGCACATCTACAACCACGGGCGCGAAGCCGCAACGCGCTTGAAAGTGCTGCTCGGCGCGGCGTTGTTGTCGGGGCTGGTCAAGTGGGTGGATACCTTTATGTGGGCCTTCCCGCGCTGGTCGCCAAGTGCCCAGTTGGAGCGCTTGACCTTCACCGCAGACCCTTCGCTGCTGTTGCTGGGGTTCGGCGGCATTATCGGCATTCGCGTGGGCCTGACCCTGCTGCTCGGCGCTCTGCTGGCATGGGGTGGGCTGGGCCCGTGGCTGTTGGCGAACGGGCTGGTGAGCCTGCCCGCCGGCAGCAGCGGCCCGCAGTTTGCGGTGTTGGTGGAATGGCTGTTGTGGCCGGGGGTGAGCCTGATGGTGTGTTCCACCCTGGCGTCCCTGGCGATTCGCCTGTGGGCATTGCACCGCTCAACCCAGGCCGCTGGCGGTACGCCATGGGCGGTTCCCAAGCTCGGACCTGCCGCCGGTTTTGCCCTGGCGATCGTGCTGGTGGTAAGCCTGCAGGCGCTGCTGTTCGGCATCAACCTGGGCATGGCGCTGCTGACCATTCCCCTGGCGATCTGCCTGGCCGCTGTGGCGGCGCGGGTAGTGGGGGCCACTGGCATTCCACCGATTGGCGCCATCGGGCAACTGTCCCAGCTCAGTTTTGGCATTGTTGCGCCGGGCCAGGTGCCGATCAACCTGATGAGCGCCAATACCGCCGGCGGTTCGGCGGGGCAATGCACCGACTTGATGAATGACTTCAAGGTGGGCAAGGCGATTGGTGCTACGCCGCACAAGCAAGTGATCGCCCAGATCCTGGGGATTTTCGTCGGCAGCATCGTCGGCGTGTTCGCTTACCTGGCGTTGATTCCCGACCCTCAGACCATGCTGCTCACTGAAGAATGGCCGGCCCCGGCGGTGGCCACCTGGAAAGCCGTGGCCCAGACCCTGACCCATGGCCTGGATTCACTATCGCCGAGCATCCGCTGGGCCATCGGCATTGCCAGCCTGTTCGGCGTACTGCTGGGCCTGCTCGACAGCACGCTGCCGGCCCATCGCGCTCGCTATCTGCCGAGTGCGGCAGCCTTGGGACTGGCCTTCGTCTTGCCCGCCTCGGTGTCGCTGATGATGGCCCTGGGCGCGGTGATCACCTGGGCGGTGAGTTGTCGCTGGCCGAGCGTGACGCAACGTTTTGCGATCACGGCAGCGGCAGGGTTGATCGCTGGGGAGAGTATTACCGGCGTGGGTGCGTCGTTGTGGCAGATGCTGGGGAATGGCTAG
- a CDS encoding BPL-N domain-containing protein, whose product MKLPAIAATLLAFATLHPLPVHGATPITHVAIYRGPAGCADCSENVKTALQRLNPNYQIDFVGAGEPIDITPHTLARYDLYVQPGGGQDIPGALDSLGDERAEAIRDYVAKGGRYLGLCMGAYLADDNNLGLIPQALDTEAGRPGFEVTGIDDAAVRVTWAGQADHVFYQDGPYFPKASAAAPYKTLATYHNGDVAAARYAYKKGVVVLSGPHPEAGREWFENADIPLDKMPRGELFGALIRSVQE is encoded by the coding sequence ATGAAACTGCCCGCCATCGCTGCCACGTTGCTCGCCTTCGCTACGCTGCATCCGTTACCCGTACATGGCGCAACGCCCATCACCCATGTCGCCATCTACCGTGGCCCGGCAGGTTGCGCGGACTGCTCGGAAAACGTGAAAACCGCCTTGCAGCGTCTTAACCCGAATTACCAGATCGACTTCGTCGGCGCCGGCGAACCCATCGACATCACCCCACACACCCTGGCCCGCTACGACCTCTACGTACAACCCGGCGGCGGCCAGGACATCCCCGGTGCCCTCGACAGTCTCGGTGATGAGCGTGCCGAGGCCATCCGCGACTACGTCGCCAAGGGTGGCCGCTACCTGGGCTTGTGCATGGGCGCCTACCTCGCGGACGACAACAACCTCGGGCTGATCCCCCAGGCGCTGGACACCGAAGCCGGCCGCCCCGGTTTTGAAGTGACCGGTATCGACGACGCTGCTGTGCGGGTGACGTGGGCTGGCCAGGCTGATCATGTGTTCTATCAGGATGGCCCGTACTTTCCCAAGGCCAGTGCCGCCGCGCCCTACAAGACCCTCGCCACCTACCACAACGGCGATGTGGCAGCGGCGCGCTACGCCTACAAGAAAGGCGTTGTGGTGCTGAGCGGGCCGCATCCTGAAGCCGGCCGGGAGTGGTTTGAGAATGCCGATATCCCACTGGACAAGATGCCGCGTGGGGAGTTGTTTGGCGCGCTGATTCGCAGCGTTCAAGAGTAA
- a CDS encoding amino acid permease → MISLTPNDSNGQLAQGFKPRHVTMLSIAGIIGAGLFVGSGHAIAAAGPAVLLAYLFSGLLVVLVMRMLGEMAVARPDTGSFSTYADQAIGRWAGFTIGWLYWWFWVLVIPIEALAAGHVLNQWFPQVDAWLFALLSIILLVITNLFSVAKYGEFEFWFAMAKVIAIVGFIGLGFSVLMGWIPDREASGLSRLMEEHGGFAPNGLSAVVGAFITIMFSFIGTEAVTIAAAESSNPAQNIAKATRSVIWRIGIFYLLSISIVISVVPWNDPLLASVGSYQRALELMNIPNAKFMVDVVVLIAVASCMNSSIYISSRMLFSLGKRGDAPRALKITSAAGVPRAAVIASTIIGAGITLLSYFMPAGLFQFLLASSGAIALLVYLVIAISQLRMRRLLLRQNIELTFRMWLFPWLTYLVIVFICLALGVMMVTPEHRTEVSSTIGLALVISFIGLVTARQHNRATKPVALEQS, encoded by the coding sequence ATGATTAGCCTGACTCCCAACGATTCCAACGGTCAGCTGGCGCAGGGCTTCAAGCCCCGCCACGTGACCATGTTGTCCATCGCCGGCATTATCGGCGCGGGGCTGTTTGTAGGCTCCGGACACGCTATCGCCGCCGCCGGGCCGGCGGTGTTGCTGGCCTATCTGTTCTCCGGCCTGCTGGTGGTGCTGGTGATGCGCATGCTCGGGGAGATGGCGGTGGCGCGCCCCGACACCGGTTCGTTTTCCACCTACGCCGACCAGGCCATCGGCCGTTGGGCGGGGTTCACCATCGGCTGGTTGTACTGGTGGTTCTGGGTGCTGGTGATCCCCATCGAGGCGCTGGCCGCCGGGCATGTGCTCAACCAGTGGTTCCCCCAGGTCGATGCCTGGCTGTTCGCCTTGCTCTCGATCATCCTGCTGGTGATCACCAACCTGTTCAGCGTCGCCAAATACGGCGAGTTCGAGTTCTGGTTCGCGATGGCCAAGGTGATTGCCATCGTTGGCTTTATTGGCCTGGGTTTCAGCGTGCTGATGGGCTGGATCCCGGATCGTGAAGCCAGCGGCTTGAGCCGCTTGATGGAGGAGCACGGTGGCTTTGCCCCCAACGGCCTGTCGGCGGTGGTGGGCGCGTTCATCACCATCATGTTCAGTTTCATCGGCACCGAAGCGGTGACCATCGCCGCAGCCGAATCGAGCAACCCGGCGCAGAACATCGCCAAGGCCACACGCTCGGTGATCTGGCGCATCGGTATTTTCTACCTGTTGTCGATCTCCATCGTTATTTCCGTGGTGCCCTGGAACGACCCGCTGCTGGCATCCGTGGGCTCCTATCAGCGCGCACTGGAGCTGATGAATATCCCCAATGCCAAGTTCATGGTCGACGTGGTGGTCTTGATTGCGGTGGCCAGCTGCATGAACTCCTCGATCTACATTTCCTCGCGCATGCTGTTCTCCCTGGGCAAACGCGGCGATGCGCCACGCGCACTGAAAATCACCTCGGCGGCGGGCGTGCCCAGGGCTGCGGTGATCGCCAGCACCATCATCGGCGCGGGCATCACGCTGCTGAGCTATTTCATGCCGGCGGGGTTGTTCCAATTCTTGCTCGCCAGCTCCGGGGCCATTGCGTTGTTGGTGTACCTGGTGATCGCGATCTCGCAACTGCGCATGCGTCGGCTCCTGCTTCGACAGAACATCGAGCTGACCTTTCGCATGTGGCTGTTTCCCTGGCTGACTTACCTGGTGATCGTGTTCATCTGCCTGGCGCTGGGGGTGATGATGGTGACGCCGGAACATCGCACCGAAGTGTCTTCGACCATTGGCCTGGCGTTGGTGATTTCCTTCATCGGCCTGGTCACGGCGCGCCAGCACAATCGGGCAACCAAGCCGGTTGCGCTGGAACAGTCCTGA
- a CDS encoding GlxA family transcriptional regulator yields the protein MDADAPVCQTIGFLLLDQFTLISLSCAVEPLRMANQLAGEELYRWQTLSLDGRPVWASDGVSVTPDACALDQRGFDAVIVCGGIGIQQAISSAHIAWLRSQARLYCKRLGAVCTGSWALAQAGLLDGFQCSVHWELMASMQEAFSRVRVSSSVFTLDGNRFTSSGGTAPLDMMLHLIGRDHGHELSAAISQMFVYERIRNERDHQRVPLKHLLGTQQPKLQEVVALMEANLEEPIDLDDLAAYVQVSRRQLERMFQKYLYCTPSRYYLKLRLTRARQLLMQTPISIVELAVICGFVSTPHFSKCYRDFFGVAPSDERLDMRLHPPAAVRPVTPAPVSERPKDTLEQARDEPTFASVQVQRR from the coding sequence ATGGACGCTGACGCGCCGGTTTGCCAGACCATCGGCTTTTTGCTGCTGGACCAATTCACGCTGATATCACTGTCGTGTGCGGTCGAGCCGTTGCGCATGGCCAACCAGTTGGCCGGCGAAGAACTCTACCGTTGGCAGACCCTGAGCCTCGACGGCCGGCCGGTGTGGGCCAGTGATGGTGTATCGGTTACGCCGGATGCCTGCGCGCTGGATCAGCGTGGCTTCGACGCGGTAATCGTGTGCGGCGGCATTGGCATTCAGCAGGCCATCAGCTCTGCCCACATTGCCTGGTTGCGCAGCCAGGCACGCTTGTATTGCAAGCGCCTCGGTGCGGTGTGCACCGGCAGTTGGGCGCTGGCCCAGGCGGGTTTGCTCGACGGTTTCCAGTGCAGCGTGCATTGGGAGCTGATGGCGTCGATGCAGGAGGCGTTCAGCCGCGTGCGGGTCAGCTCCAGCGTCTTCACCCTCGATGGCAACCGCTTCACCAGCTCCGGCGGCACCGCCCCGCTGGACATGATGCTGCACCTGATAGGCCGCGACCACGGGCATGAGCTATCGGCGGCGATTTCGCAGATGTTCGTGTACGAGCGCATTCGCAATGAACGCGACCACCAACGCGTACCGCTCAAACACCTGCTCGGCACCCAACAGCCGAAGCTGCAGGAAGTGGTGGCCTTGATGGAAGCCAACCTGGAAGAGCCCATCGACCTCGACGACTTGGCGGCTTATGTGCAAGTGTCCCGCCGCCAGTTGGAGCGCATGTTCCAGAAGTACCTGTACTGCACACCGTCGCGCTACTACCTCAAGCTGCGCCTGACCCGTGCGCGCCAATTGCTGATGCAGACGCCGATTTCGATCGTCGAGCTGGCGGTGATCTGTGGCTTCGTGTCTACGCCGCACTTCTCCAAGTGCTATCGGGATTTTTTCGGCGTGGCCCCCAGTGACGAACGCTTGGACATGCGCCTGCACCCGCCCGCCGCAGTGCGACCGGTGACGCCAGCCCCAGTATCGGAAAGGCCCAAGGACACATTGGAGCAGGCGCGCGACGAGCCGACGTTTGCGAGTGTGCAGGTTCAAAGACGATAA
- a CDS encoding cupin domain-containing protein translates to MTQLQHPTQPVNLTQKASLIDQQWSPRVVAEMNDYQFKVVRIEGEFIWHSHPETDEAFLVLEGTLRIDLPDGPVYVAPGELYVVPRGIEHRTAAEGEAKLMMIEPRGILNTGHEGGERTALNDQWI, encoded by the coding sequence ATGACTCAACTACAGCATCCCACCCAGCCTGTAAATCTCACGCAAAAAGCCTCGCTCATCGACCAGCAATGGAGCCCAAGGGTGGTCGCCGAAATGAACGACTACCAGTTCAAGGTGGTGCGCATCGAAGGCGAATTCATCTGGCACTCGCACCCGGAAACCGACGAGGCCTTCCTGGTGCTCGAAGGCACGCTGCGCATCGACCTGCCGGACGGCCCTGTGTACGTGGCGCCGGGTGAGTTGTATGTGGTGCCGCGTGGCATTGAGCACAGGACGGCGGCCGAGGGAGAAGCCAAGCTGATGATGATCGAGCCGCGAGGGATCCTGAATACGGGGCATGAGGGTGGAGAGCGTACGGCTTTGAATGACCAGTGGATTTGA
- a CDS encoding GNAT family N-acetyltransferase: protein MEDLVTYRHATASDALSICELGQLLNELHHAARPDIYAAATQDFARDLPHWLGLFEKPEHVVFIAHVGHQTVAFITASLSASAGPLMQPLNVVRIGSVCVAERFWGKGIGRGLIERIKQWAIENHAQDLRLAVWPFNERAMRMYTEFGFESRAVEMGLRL, encoded by the coding sequence ATGGAAGATCTTGTAACCTATCGTCACGCTACTGCGTCCGACGCACTGAGCATCTGCGAACTGGGGCAGTTGCTCAACGAATTGCACCACGCTGCGCGACCGGATATCTACGCGGCAGCCACCCAGGACTTTGCCCGAGACCTGCCGCACTGGCTTGGCCTGTTCGAGAAACCCGAGCATGTAGTGTTCATTGCCCATGTCGGCCACCAAACCGTCGCATTTATTACCGCCAGCCTCTCAGCAAGCGCCGGGCCACTGATGCAGCCATTGAACGTGGTACGTATTGGTTCAGTGTGCGTCGCCGAGCGATTTTGGGGCAAAGGCATTGGGCGCGGGCTGATTGAGCGCATCAAGCAGTGGGCCATTGAAAACCATGCCCAGGACCTGAGATTGGCGGTCTGGCCGTTTAATGAGCGGGCGATGCGCATGTACACCGAATTCGGATTCGAGTCCCGTGCGGTTGAGATGGGCCTGCGCCTGTAA
- a CDS encoding S8/S53 family peptidase, with translation MSLRCAALLSLFTVTASSYATAQEPLRLENLKRCGDLLGNRQQEWCLTVRGLGAGTPQLKLAGQALPTKAVQHDGNQLRLHLDSATYQSGPLWLEDGPRTSNAAWLSLRHSQVVAAGPSEVAKNMDGLTTYVDLVSVLIEEDHEGRQEAERLARKYGATVVGSIAPLNVYQLRLPAKDLVQRDALVLRLGSETSVDAVVIEESAAEEAEQARPEKPSKPAPDSDEWAANRFLDAVAYYQRRIPGQHTPIAPKPVRIGVIERGVDFDTADFADYLGPCSPKRTCVYARDTQAPDSHGTTVTGILAAGWDNGGNSGFLRGLDKASDGFEVIVDRNSDAGITANIAASVNLVEDGVRVLNWSWGIHRVGTKDVNGNDVDSLVRSGIAMSGYEELLEEFFLWLRKEHPDVIVVNSAGNGSAFSGSDDYRLPSSFITEQLLVVGAHQRNQRTDIAVEDPAYAVTRSSSNVDMRVDITAAACTHASTATAGEEGAVHCGTSYATPMVAGLLAAMLSINPQLEPEQLRMLLRRSAMTIGDNHDFERSDAQDLTAPILPSERNYQLNDKDVGRSARLDMQKALDLAVQSRTRVR, from the coding sequence ATGTCGTTACGCTGCGCCGCCCTCCTCAGCTTGTTCACCGTTACTGCCAGCTCGTATGCCACAGCCCAGGAGCCATTGCGCCTGGAAAACCTCAAGCGCTGTGGCGACCTGCTGGGCAACCGTCAGCAGGAGTGGTGCCTGACCGTGCGCGGCCTCGGCGCTGGCACCCCGCAGTTGAAACTGGCAGGCCAGGCATTGCCGACGAAGGCCGTCCAGCACGACGGCAACCAGTTGCGCCTGCACCTGGACAGCGCCACCTACCAGAGCGGCCCGCTGTGGCTGGAAGACGGCCCGCGCACCAGCAACGCGGCCTGGCTGAGCCTGCGCCACAGCCAGGTGGTGGCCGCCGGGCCAAGTGAAGTCGCCAAGAACATGGATGGGTTGACCACCTATGTCGATCTGGTCAGCGTATTGATTGAAGAAGACCACGAGGGTCGCCAGGAAGCCGAGCGCCTGGCGCGCAAGTACGGCGCAACCGTGGTGGGCAGCATTGCGCCACTGAACGTCTACCAGCTGCGCCTGCCGGCCAAGGACCTGGTGCAACGCGATGCACTGGTGCTGCGCCTGGGCAGCGAGACCAGCGTGGATGCGGTGGTCATCGAAGAGTCCGCAGCCGAAGAGGCCGAACAGGCCCGGCCTGAAAAGCCAAGCAAGCCGGCGCCAGATTCTGATGAATGGGCCGCCAACCGCTTTCTTGACGCCGTGGCTTACTACCAGCGGCGCATCCCCGGGCAGCACACGCCTATAGCGCCCAAGCCGGTACGCATCGGCGTGATCGAGCGCGGGGTGGATTTCGACACTGCGGATTTTGCCGACTACCTCGGCCCCTGCTCACCCAAACGCACCTGCGTGTATGCCCGCGATACGCAGGCGCCGGACAGCCACGGCACCACGGTCACCGGCATACTCGCGGCAGGCTGGGATAATGGCGGCAACAGCGGCTTTCTGCGCGGGCTGGACAAGGCCAGCGATGGCTTTGAGGTGATTGTGGACCGCAACTCTGATGCCGGCATTACCGCCAACATCGCCGCGTCAGTCAACCTGGTGGAAGACGGCGTGCGCGTGCTCAATTGGAGTTGGGGCATTCATCGTGTCGGGACCAAGGACGTCAATGGCAACGACGTCGATTCCCTGGTGCGCTCGGGCATCGCCATGAGTGGCTATGAAGAACTGCTGGAAGAGTTTTTCCTGTGGCTGCGCAAGGAACATCCCGACGTGATCGTGGTGAACTCCGCCGGCAATGGCTCGGCGTTTTCGGGCAGTGATGACTACCGCCTGCCCTCCTCCTTCATCACCGAACAATTGCTGGTGGTCGGCGCACACCAGCGCAACCAGCGCACCGACATTGCCGTTGAAGACCCGGCTTACGCCGTCACACGCAGCTCTTCGAATGTCGACATGCGCGTAGACATCACCGCCGCCGCCTGCACCCATGCCTCCACCGCCACTGCCGGCGAGGAAGGCGCGGTGCATTGCGGCACCTCCTACGCCACGCCGATGGTCGCAGGCCTGCTGGCAGCGATGCTGTCGATCAACCCGCAACTGGAACCCGAACAACTGCGCATGCTGCTGCGCCGCAGCGCCATGACCATTGGCGACAACCATGATTTCGAACGCAGCGATGCCCAGGACCTCACGGCGCCCATCCTGCCATCGGAGCGCAACTACCAACTCAATGACAAGGACGTGGGCCGTTCGGCACGGCTGGATATGCAAAAGGCGTTGGACCTGGCGGTGCAGAGTCGTACGCGGGTGCGCTGA
- a CDS encoding MFS transporter yields MTRQQALKSEMGTVFETDLPARLDRLPWGRFHTLLVFALGITWLLDGLEVTLAGSVSGALKNSPELRMSNFDIGLAGGVYIAGAVLGALLFGWLTDRLGRRKLFFITLWLYIGATAATAFSFSLETFLLFRFLTGMGIGGEYTAINSTIQEFTPARFRGWVDLTINGTFWLGAALGAGGAIVLLDPQVVGGDLGWRLCFGIGAALGLIILVMRLWLPESPRWLMIHGRHDEARRIVEGIEARLRDTGHELPAVTGPALRLHARDYTPLGEIFHTLFVSYRRRALVGMTLLTAQAFFYNAIFFTYALVLTDFYQVPAEKVGWYVLPLALGNFCGPLLLGRLFDVIGRRVMISATYAISGVLLALSGYAFQQGWFDVTQQALAWMVIFFFASAAASSAYLTVAETFPLEIRALAIAVFYAFGTGLGGIIGPTLFGQLIQTQQRGSLLIGYLIGAGLMCAAALVQAVWGVAAERQALEAVARPLSQAED; encoded by the coding sequence ATGACCCGACAACAGGCACTCAAAAGCGAAATGGGCACGGTCTTCGAAACCGACCTGCCCGCACGTCTCGACCGCCTGCCCTGGGGCCGCTTCCACACCCTGCTGGTGTTTGCCCTGGGCATCACCTGGCTGCTCGACGGCCTGGAAGTGACCCTGGCCGGCTCGGTCTCCGGCGCCTTGAAGAACAGCCCCGAGCTGCGCATGAGCAACTTCGACATCGGCCTGGCCGGCGGCGTCTACATCGCCGGCGCTGTGCTTGGGGCCCTGCTGTTTGGCTGGCTCACCGACCGCCTGGGCCGGCGCAAGCTGTTTTTCATCACCCTGTGGCTGTACATCGGCGCCACCGCCGCCACGGCGTTTTCTTTCAGCCTGGAAACCTTCCTGCTGTTCCGCTTCCTGACCGGCATGGGCATCGGTGGCGAGTACACCGCGATCAACTCGACCATCCAGGAGTTCACCCCGGCGCGCTTTCGTGGCTGGGTCGACCTCACCATCAATGGCACCTTCTGGCTCGGCGCGGCCCTCGGTGCCGGCGGCGCAATTGTGCTGCTTGACCCTCAAGTGGTCGGCGGTGACCTTGGCTGGCGCCTGTGTTTCGGCATCGGCGCCGCCCTGGGCTTGATCATCCTGGTGATGCGCCTGTGGCTGCCCGAGAGCCCGCGCTGGCTGATGATCCACGGCCGGCACGACGAAGCCCGGCGCATCGTCGAAGGCATCGAAGCGCGCCTGCGCGACACCGGCCACGAGCTGCCTGCCGTCACTGGTCCAGCGCTGCGCCTGCATGCCCGCGACTACACGCCCCTGGGCGAGATCTTCCACACCCTGTTCGTCAGCTATCGTCGCCGCGCTTTGGTCGGCATGACCTTGCTCACCGCCCAGGCGTTCTTCTACAACGCAATCTTCTTCACTTACGCCCTGGTGCTCACGGACTTCTACCAAGTCCCTGCCGAAAAAGTCGGCTGGTACGTGCTGCCACTGGCCCTAGGCAACTTCTGCGGCCCGCTGCTGCTGGGGCGCTTGTTCGACGTGATCGGCCGCCGGGTGATGATCAGCGCGACCTACGCGATCTCCGGCGTGCTGCTGGCGCTGAGTGGCTACGCGTTCCAACAGGGCTGGTTCGATGTGACCCAGCAGGCACTGGCGTGGATGGTGATCTTCTTCTTCGCCTCGGCGGCGGCGAGCTCGGCGTATTTGACCGTGGCGGAAACCTTCCCGCTGGAGATACGCGCACTGGCGATTGCGGTGTTTTATGCCTTCGGCACCGGGCTGGGCGGGATTATCGGCCCGACGTTGTTCGGGCAACTTATACAGACCCAGCAGCGCGGGAGTTTGCTGATTGGGTATTTGATCGGCGCAGGGTTGATGTGCGCGGCGGCGCTGGTGCAGGCGGTGTGGGGCGTGGCGGCGGAGCGCCAGGCGCTGGAGGCGGTGGCGCGGCCGTTGTCACAAGCTGAGGATTGA
- a CDS encoding class I SAM-dependent methyltransferase, producing the protein MNSTPSNPAEKFDTSRASEYARQSRIALAGYDACQDLAACMLAASLGDAPSANILVVGAGGTAQEIIAMAGLEPGWRFMAVDPSQPMLEAARQQLQANHLLERTTLHLGHLEDLPADASYDAATLIGVLHHLEGDEAKRQILQSIRAHLKPGAPLIVAGNHYAYASQPLLLAAWGQRWRQHGASADEVKAKLGKILQGADPPHSEAAVQKLLHDGGFGDATRFFSSLFWGAWLTCKAGE; encoded by the coding sequence TTGAACTCGACCCCATCCAACCCTGCTGAAAAATTCGATACCTCAAGAGCCAGTGAATACGCACGCCAGAGCCGTATTGCCCTGGCGGGATATGATGCCTGCCAGGATCTGGCCGCCTGCATGCTGGCGGCAAGCCTTGGCGATGCGCCCTCGGCCAACATACTCGTGGTCGGCGCGGGCGGTACGGCGCAGGAGATCATAGCCATGGCCGGGCTCGAGCCGGGCTGGCGCTTCATGGCCGTTGATCCTTCCCAGCCGATGCTGGAAGCAGCAAGGCAGCAGTTGCAAGCCAACCACTTGCTTGAAAGAACCACCCTGCATCTTGGGCACCTCGAAGACCTGCCAGCAGATGCGTCATACGACGCCGCCACCTTGATCGGTGTACTCCACCATCTGGAGGGAGATGAGGCCAAGCGCCAGATTCTGCAATCGATCCGGGCGCATCTCAAACCGGGTGCACCGCTGATTGTCGCGGGCAATCACTATGCTTACGCCAGCCAGCCGTTACTGCTGGCGGCCTGGGGGCAACGGTGGCGCCAGCATGGAGCCAGCGCGGACGAAGTAAAGGCCAAGCTCGGGAAAATCCTCCAAGGCGCCGACCCTCCACATTCCGAAGCAGCGGTTCAGAAACTGTTGCACGACGGCGGGTTTGGCGACGCGACGCGTTTCTTCAGCAGCCTTTTCTGGGGGGCCTGGTTGACGTGTAAAGCGGGGGAGTGA
- a CDS encoding GNAT family N-acetyltransferase → MEYCVEGYCLRPLSRDDFERISRYERVNRRHLQPWEPLRDEEYFTTGSAKARVEQQVKSMQAGNALFFLLLEPENGEVLARCNYANIVKGVFQACHLGFSLAESAQGRGLMKKTLQVTNRHCFEQLGLHRIMANHLPRNVRSERLLESLGFEKEGYARAYLKIAGVWEDHTLRSLINPEQ, encoded by the coding sequence ATGGAGTATTGCGTTGAGGGCTACTGCCTTCGGCCATTGTCGCGTGACGATTTCGAGCGGATCAGCCGTTACGAACGCGTTAACCGCAGGCATCTGCAACCCTGGGAGCCGCTCAGGGATGAGGAATATTTCACAACGGGCAGCGCCAAGGCCAGGGTCGAGCAGCAGGTAAAGAGTATGCAAGCTGGCAATGCTCTGTTTTTCCTCTTGCTTGAGCCCGAGAACGGAGAGGTTCTAGCGCGGTGTAACTACGCGAACATTGTGAAGGGGGTTTTTCAGGCCTGTCATCTCGGCTTCTCGCTGGCGGAATCGGCCCAAGGTCGCGGCCTGATGAAAAAGACACTTCAGGTCACCAACCGTCACTGTTTTGAGCAACTGGGCCTTCACCGGATCATGGCCAATCATTTACCCCGCAATGTGCGAAGTGAACGTCTTCTGGAATCGCTGGGGTTTGAGAAGGAAGGTTATGCGCGAGCCTATTTGAAAATTGCCGGCGTCTGGGAGGACCATACGCTGAGATCACTGATCAACCCTGAACAATAA